The stretch of DNA TGGTCCAACTGACATATTTTATGGAAAGAAGTATGAGAAAAACAATGTCATGTTAgcctatttattattttgtctaTTACTTTGTTGTTAATTCTAGCAGTTGTTTTTAGTCTTTTAGGGAGCAGTTGGAACTAACTGCCCAGGTTTCCTAGGGCCCGTTTGgaatagcttatttttgagcttatgcaaaacaacttatgtaaataaataagtttttatgttaatttataagttcccACTAACaaaaactgtatttttataagctattttttcataaattatcttgacaaacttataataatacaaaaatacttatttatttgcataagctcaaaaataagctattcCAAACAGGCCCCTAATACAATTGCTAACCGTTACCTCCTCCATATCATCTTGGAATGTAGGTCTGCCAAAGCCAGGCATGGGATTCAAAAATGGTTACCAGTGCCTGGTGGGTTTATCCTCATCAGGTTAGTAAAACTGCTCCTACTGGGGAATATCTGACAGTAGGGAGTTTCATGATACGGGGAAAGAAAAATTATCTTCCACCACACCCTCTTATCATGGGTTTTGGCCTGCTATTTCGCTTGGATGAGAGTTCACTGGGATCACATTTAAATGAAAGGAGAGTAAGAGGAGAGGAGGAGGAAACAATAGATGATAATGCAGAAACTGGCCCTGTTGAAGAACAATCTGATTCAGAGTCTGAGAAGGATGTTGCTGATGGAGAATCTGCTGCAGACTCAGAAAGGAATGGTAAGCCATCTGCAGATTCACCCATACCCCTATCGGAAGACTTTCCTGCCGACACATCTCAAACTAGTTTGGATACCATTAATGCCAAAACTACAGTTTCAGATGATACTTTTGCAAAAGATACAAGTACGACAAATATGCTTGAGAGTGAGAAATTACCTGACATCGGTGGAAATGGCTCAACATCTGTCTCCCCTCAGCTTGAGGAACTTCTTGATCGAGCTCTAGGACTTGGATCTGTTGccaaatcaaataaaagttATGGAGCTGAGAACACTCAGGTTGATTTAAGCAGTGAGAACCACAATATCGAGCCGAGCAAACCTGCAGTAAGGGATAAACCGTATATATCAAAAGCTGAGAGAAGAAAGCTTAAAAATGAACCGAAACATGGAGAAGCATATCCAAGCGATGAACATGGAAAGGACAAATCAAAGATAAAAGATATTTCTGGTAATCTGCATGCAAAAGATGCTCAAAATTTGAAGACAGGCGGTGGTAAAAAAGTCAGTCGTGGACAAAAGGGaaagcttaagaaaataaaggaGAAGTATGCTGACCAAGATGAGGAAGAAAGGAGCATCCGAATGACATTATTGGCCGTGAGTAAACTAGCTTGctttttcttatttaaattttcattgTGTCTGGTTAAAACATCGTACCTGCTAAGATGAATTCCATAGATCTTAAATTTATTTAACGATGTTATATTTCCCTAAAAACCCTTTTAAAATCAGAATAGTAAAAAAGTATGCAAGAACTAAGATATTCTCAGCAACATATTACTGCCTTGAATTGATTCTTACATCTTTTTATTTCCGCCGGTAAATTCCATTGATTTACTTCTAAAGCTGGTGTATATTTGTAGTCTTCCGGAAAACCAATCAAGAAGGAAGAGACATTACCTGTAAATGAATCTTCGGACAAAGGGAAAAAATCTGACAATGGTAAGCCTTTTCTAAAGTTTCATAACCAGTATAGCTGACAATGTGCTGGGCCAACGGGAATCTTGTTCTGATTTAAATTGGGTTACCTTAATGTTCAGCTTGAATTTTATATGAACCAATTTGTTTGGGTTGGCTTTGACTCAAAGAAGCCCGTATAATTTAGAATAGTGAGCTCATTTGAGCTGAGCTGGCTCGTAAACTTGTCAATTAATGCAGCTGTTAAATTTGTTATCTTGTTTATTGTATTATAATGTTCGTTGTGGCAGGTCCTATAGATGCTCCAAAAATATGTTACAAGTGTAAGAAGGTGGGTCATTTATCTCGGGATTGTAAGGAGCAATCAAATGATCAGTTGCACAGTCATGCAATCAGTGAAGCTGAAGAAAATCCCAACACAAGTGCTTTAAACACTTCCGTAGATGACAGAGTGGCGATGGAAGAAGATGATATTAATGAAATaggagaagaagagaaagaaaaactGAATGATGTGGATTACTTGACAGGGAATCCACTCCCAAATGACATTCTCTTATATGCTGTTCCTGTATGTGGTCCATACAACGCAGTTCAGTCTTACAAGTATCGAGTGAAGATAATTCCTGGACCTGTGAAGAGAGGGAAAGGTTCTATTTGTTTTACATTTAACTTTACATCATCAATCGATTATGTTTCTGcttaaaatagtttatgcagCAACAATAGATTCCCAGATTAAGGGTATCTTATTTCAAGATGTTGGCATAACTTCTTTTCTCGTTTGATTGTACAGCTGCAAAAACTGCAATGAACTTATTCAGCCACATGTCAGACGCAACAAATCGGGAGAAGGAGTTGATGAAAGCCTGCACAGATCCTGAATTAGTTGCTTCAATTATTGGTAATGTGAAGATAACTGCAGCTGGCCTTACTCAATTaaagcaaaaacaaaagaaaggcaAGAAGACCGCCAAACAAGCAAGTTAGCCTATCCAAGACAACCCTTCCCTTCGCGGGATTTTCTTGGCGGAAAAtgttttcatttgtttgttttgtttactaGAGCTCACAAATTTGTATGTTGTATATCTTTCCAAGTTTCAACACTGTAGAGTAGGGTTTTTCCCCTGTAGATCTCTGCTGGATAAGTACTAGATAGGTAACAGCTGAAATCATATGGAAATAACAATGATCAATAACTGATTAGGCATCAGGCTTGTTGGATTCAAAAAGGCAATTGATTCCTAAGCTAAaccaaattttgttttgaaaaatcagTTTAAATTGAAAACATTGTTATAATAAActggaaaatcaacaaaattatcatGAAAGACATTGGTTGctattaatgttgaaatatttatataaaatgtcaacgTAATATAgtaatgtaaaattatcaatGTAAATGTCAACTTACAATAGTAAATCtaagttattttattcataGCTTTAGTAGTATAAATACCACCCTTTGGATCATGTAAAAGACACATTTTGAGAGCAATAAGTAATCTCATACaaacttcttcattctcataattagtataatatatatttatagtattataactacattagtaatttatatcattatattagtCCTTAAAGAatacttaaatatttgattttctcaacACGATATTAGCATGATCGTTTCTATCGGAAGTGATTTACCACCAAAAGGTATATATCATCtatccttattactttaatcttatgataattataattattattcgcCCCGGTTATAGAAAACTGGCAATTTGTCAAGTGATTTTTAACTAGAGtggctattattattattattattattattattattattattattattattattattattattattattatcactaCTTTACCCACTTATTATAGAAAACTGACAACTTGTCAAGTACTCTATAATAAGTGTGAAtgttattatttaaattttgtgtGGAGGTCTAAAATCTCCATAATATcacaaaagataatttttgattaataatactaatttcCATGGAGGTgttcaaaaccccatctatatattattaattttcatacttaatggaggattaaaaaccccatatgtatgactaacttttatacttaatggaggtattcaaaactccatctatattactaacttacatacttaatggaggattaaaaaCCTCATATGTATgactaatttttaaatttaatggaggtattcaaaaccccatctatattactaactttcatacttaatggaggattaaaaccccatatgtatgactaacttttatacttaatggagATGTCCAAAAACCCCATCTATAATGCTAATCTTCATATTAAATGGAAGACTAAAATCCCCATCGATAATATTGCTAACTTTAATTCTTAAAGGAAGATTAAAATCTCagtcaataatattatttcacgAAAGATTTATAATtaagattttgaaatttgatattatttaaatattaatatgttATTATCATATATGTTCATTAACTTTATTTGTTGTTCTCTCCATTTGTGCATCTTAAGAGCTAGATGATTTTTAACACACTTagaatatttttactcattcccaacggtaacaaacaataaaatttaacactTTTATCATATTCCCTAATGGCCACATAACGACCATGAATAGTAAAAGTTTACATTTTTCCACTATCTCCCAACGGCCACAAACCCAACAGTAACGTAACGGACACTTCATAAAATTCACCCTATAAATACTTCACATTCAGTCATAAGTTTTCATACCATTTTCAAACTCTTACTCACATTTCCAAAATGtttaaatttgtttattatGCTTATCACTCTACTTGTCTTTATGTTTTTCATCTTCTGGATCACCTTATGAAGAATTAGGAGAACCTTTTATAGTAGtaacaatatttgttgttttaccaTTACTGGTATTAGCCTGGTTTATTAGCTGATAGAATCATGGTTTTTGTAATCATGgctattgaataaaataatttttcctttttgtgatattttatacattaaatattgattgtgttcttttgtattttagatATAAGCATGTCAAACGTTAAGcataatttcaaaattctaaacATAACCGGAGATAATTACACAACATGGAACAACAACTTAACTGACCTTGCATGTGAGGGGCACGATAAAATTCTAGGAGATAATGCAGGGATGCAAACATCTGACTCACAGAAATTAgcaataaaaaaatcgaaagtAAATCGGATAATTAAACACCACCTTGATGATGGATTACAAACAGAATATTCAAATGCCAAGGATCCCAAAATACTATGGGACAAACTTAAGGCAAGATTTGGACATCAGAGGAAAATCACATTACCCTCATTAATGGATCAGTGGAACAAATTAAGGTTCCAAGATTATAAAAATGTTGTTGCATATAACTCTGCCATGCACCAAATTATTGCACAATTAGAATTTTACGGTGTGGTTATAACTGAAGaacaaaaaatggaaaaaaactTTTTCAACTTTCCGTGCATCCCAAGTATTGTTGCAACAACAATATAGAATGAGGGGATTTACTGAGTACTCTGATTTGGTCGCAGCTCTTTTGGTGGCAGAACAAAACAATGAGCTCCCGATAAAAAACCACCAGACACGTCCCACAGGAACAATAGCATACCCCGAAATAAATGCAACAACATTTAATCGTGGGCGTGGCGGCCATAATCGTCATAAAGGACTAGGGggtaaaacttattttgatggTAGAGGCAGAAATCACGGTCGAAACCACTTTCGTGGTCGAGGTCGTGGACGAGGATATGTGAATAATTATAGGCCTCCTAAATATGACCAAAATAATAAGAATCATCAAGGTAAAGGTAAATATATCCAAGAAGGTCCCTCAAGGAACCGTGATGATATCTGTTTTAGGTCCCTCAAGGAACATTGGTCTAAGAAGTGTAGGACACCAGAACACCTGTGTAAAAGATACAGGGCATCtgtagaagaaaaaggaaaggaagTAAATTTTAATGAAGTTGAACCCAATAATGATACTACCTACCTTGAGGCTGCTGATTttattgaagaagaaaatgaaatgaatatgaATTAAGTAACTAATTAAATATGTATTTGAATAATGTGTGGTATGGTCgaattacttaataatatgtgtgaCTTGTGTGTTGTGCTTgaattacttaataatatgtatgACTTGTGTGGTGTGCATTATGTAATATTTGGTTATtgaataataatgttgaatgtattatattgatttattgttttcctatctttaatcttgattttattttaagaaggtCAGACATGGAACATGTCAAAGACATTTGCATCCCGGACAGTGGAACTACCCACACGTTCCTCAAAAGTAAGAAATATttcactgttttttttttttataaaacattagcgtgcacaggcatcacatgataactatgacatcccaactatgttggcaccccataatcatcacctatcatttgcagcaccctaataaatttattaaaaagaaagaaaaaagagagacaaacttggggggactagaccaaaacccaaggaaacaaaaatacaagGAATCTGccactgcctcattaaaaatcTTTCCTGGAAAACCCCAAGGGATAAAAccaataaaatgaaaaacatggAGATGCAGGGGATCGAACCCTGTACCTCTCGCATAAAATAAAGGTGTGATAAATACTATCTCAGGACCTGCTGATTTAATAGAAGGGACAGGTAATGCTATGTTCATGTTACCAAATGGAACAAAATTTGTCATTAATGATGCTTTATATTCTCCTAAATCAAAGAGAAATTTGTTGTGTTTTAATGACATATATCGTCAAGGGTATGACACTGAAACTGTAACTGAATgcaatatgaaatatattaatattactactaaTGTTTCTGGAAAGAAGAAAACCTTAGAAAAGCTACCAAAATTGCATTCGGgattacattatacatatatacataa from Trifolium pratense cultivar HEN17-A07 linkage group LG5, ARS_RC_1.1, whole genome shotgun sequence encodes:
- the LOC123884431 gene encoding nuclear export mediator factor NEMF isoform X2; its protein translation is MTLLRSHRDDDKGLAIMSRHRYPVESCRVFERTNTSKLQTALTSSKEDDNDEAVKANGNGTDASNVEREKQGSRKGGKSFATLKIILGEALGYGPALSEHMILDAGLIPNEKVPKDKTWDDATVQALVQAVAKFEDWMQDIISGEIVPEGYILMQNKNLGKDSSVSQPESLKQIYDEFCPILLNQFKSREHTKFETFDLALDEFYSKIESQRSEQQHKAKENSALQKLNKIRNDQENRVHTLRKEADHCIQMAELIEYNLEDVDAAILAVRVYLAKGMSWDDLARMVKEEKKAGNPVAGLIDKLHLERNCVTLLLSNNLDEMDDDEKTLPADKVEVDLALSAHANARRWYELKKKQESKQEKTITAHEKAFKAAERKTRLQLSQEKTVASISHMRKVHWFEKFNWFISSENYLVISGRDAQQNEMIVKRYMSKGDLYVHAELHGASSTVVKNHKPMQPVPPLTLNQAGCFTVCQSQAWDSKMVTSAWWVYPHQVSKTAPTGEYLTVGSFMIRGKKNYLPPHPLIMGFGLLFRLDESSLGSHLNERRVRGEEEETIDDNAETGPVEEQSDSESEKDVADGESAADSERNGKPSADSPIPLSEDFPADTSQTSLDTINAKTTVSDDTFAKDTSTTNMLESEKLPDIGGNGSTSVSPQLEELLDRALGLGSVAKSNKSYGAENTQVDLSSENHNIEPSKPAVRDKPYISKAERRKLKNEPKHGEAYPSDEHGKDKSKIKDISGNLHAKDAQNLKTGGGKKVSRGQKGKLKKIKEKYADQDEEERSIRMTLLASSGKPIKKEETLPVNESSDKGKKSDNGPIDAPKICYKCKKVGHLSRDCKEQSNDQLHSHAISEAEENPNTSALNTSVDDRVAMEEDDINEIGEEEKEKLNDVDYLTGNPLPNDILLYAVPVCGPYNAVQSYKYRVKIIPGPVKRGKAAKTAMNLFSHMSDATNREKELMKACTDPELVASIIGNVKITAAGLTQLKQKQKKGKKTAKQAS
- the LOC123886285 gene encoding uncharacterized protein LOC123886285, whose translation is MSNVKHNFKILNITGDNYTTWNNNLTDLACEGHDKILGDNAGMQTSDSQKLAIKKSKVNRIIKHHLDDGLQTEYSNAKDPKILWDKLKARFGHQRKITLPSLMDQWNKLRFQDYKNVVAYNSAMHQIIAQLEFYGVVITEEQKMEKNFFNFPCIPSIVATTI
- the LOC123886288 gene encoding uncharacterized protein LOC123886288; this encodes MRGFTEYSDLVAALLVAEQNNELPIKNHQTRPTGTIAYPEINATTFNRGRGGHNRHKGLGGKTYFDGRGRNHGRNHFRGRGRGRGYVNNYRPPKYDQNNKNHQGKGKYIQEGPSRNRDDICFRSLKEHWSKKCRTPEHLCKRYRASVEEKGKEVNFNEVEPNNDTTYLEAADFIEEENEMNMN